A stretch of Arachis hypogaea cultivar Tifrunner chromosome 15, arahy.Tifrunner.gnm2.J5K5, whole genome shotgun sequence DNA encodes these proteins:
- the LOC140179218 gene encoding pyruvate kinase 1, cytosolic-like: MDSSRGVLSGTMDKFKMVFLFRKSALYKCNMAGKPTVLTRVVDSMTDNLRPTRAEATDVANAVLDGTDAILLGAETLRGLHPIETSSTFGRICSESVCYPTKPDGHEIRKTKLKTMIEVSRGSE, encoded by the exons ATGGATTCTTCAAGAGGAGTTCTTTCAGGAACTATGGACAAATTCAAAATG GTGTTCTTATTTCGAAAATCTGCCCTATACAAGTGTAATATGGCTGGAAAACCTACTGTACTTACACGTGTTGTGGATAGTATGACTGACAACTTAAGACCCACTCGTGCTGAAGCCACTGATGTTGCCAATGCTGTTTTGGATG GCACTGATGCAATACTTCTGGGTGCTGAGACCTTGCGTGGGTTGCACCCTATTGAGACTAGTTCCACTTTTGGCAGAATTTGTTCAGAG AGTGTGTGCTATCCTACAAAACCAGATGGCCATGAGATTAGGAAAACCAAGTTAAAGACCATGATTGAAGTATCTCGAGGAAGCGAATAA